The genomic segment acccttttATTATCTATAAAATTTGGGAGCTAGAGGAACCCCAAAGCTCCTGTAATCATTATTTACCTTCTATTTTTAGCACACAGAATGCCTCAGATGGGCCTTTCCATGCCCAAGTAATGGAGTCTCGTGCTGATGCGGACCCAATAGACAGGTCTTTGGCAACAGGCTTAGAACGGCACTGTACTGAGGAGCTGCAAGTAGACCCAGAGTTTTCTTGTCAGAATATTCTGGAGATCTGCTTGACCACTCCTAggctttagagaaaaaaaatctcatgctAAAAGAATTATCCTCTCAGTGTGGGCAGCAATCTGTGTGCTCTGTCCCTGCATTAATGCATAATATCAAGGCCTCTGTCTAGGATGTAGGCTTTTTTTAAGTATGAGGCTTCTCTAAGAAAATTGGTTTATTCTTTGGATAGGAAAATGTGTTCTTTacttaaaataaacaatattgattTTACCCTAAATCAGAAGGAAATTAACCAATTATTGTACTATAAGAAGCTGAGAGTTAACTCTGTTAAGTAACAATTTGGTcttatgaaatgaattttaaggGAATCCAGACCTATTGAATTATTTAGTTTTGTCATATTGGAGTTCTGAAATGCACTTAATAagtttgaagaaaaatgaagaatgatCTTAAATTAGAATAACAACCAAAACGATAGGGAAAAAACTTCCTTGTCACTACTTACAAATGGATTGGCTGgatataaaacatttgaaaagttaATTGGCCTTTATTTAAGTCAACAGGTCATAAAGTTTACCAGACTCTTTCGGGTCTCAATATTTAGGGACAAAGCATGGATTTGTAAATTTAGACATCTCTGTCCAACCTTTCATTTAGAATTGCCATTCAAAGATTTAGGAGCTGTTTGATAAAACTAACTCCAGAAAAAGTATGTTAAGtctgttcttttgtttcttctaGAAACAAAATTACctaggggaaagaaaaggaaaaatactacTTACAGCTATTTAAGTAGTCGCTTTCTGGTTTGGTGTAACATGATTCCTCACCTCCTCCCCAGGGAAGTTCTCTTCTTGTCCAGAaattatttcagcttttttttctttcctgttttaaaaCAAAGTTGTTTGCATTTTCCCTGAATATTTGTATAAGATTTTTGTGGTGGTTTGTAGCCTTTGGAGGCTAAAGGCCATACTCTATATACTGAtaaggatttttatttaaataattggtTTTATTTACACCTGAGGCTTActacttttgaaaaatataaaattttacccacagaactatagtaagatttttaaaaataatacgaatgctggatttaaaaaaattatatgttgtGAGTAGCTTCTCATTGTACTTTCCACTTCAAAGATAAGATTATTGTTCTGAAGTCCATTATTTGATTTCTTCCTCATCCagagatatttaagaaaatgtggAGATCATAGTGCACAAATTTCATGgacctttttccttcctccctcccgcTTTCCATCCCccacttctttccttccctcccttttctttctctctctttcttcttttccttccttccttcacttttAACTCTCAAAAACATAAGTGGATGTGCTGCGACTTGTTTAATCATTCTCCAACATGTAAAATGCTCCCACAATTTTCTAAGGGAGTGAACACATGCATGATTATGATCAAACCATTTTCCAAAAGGAATTTTTCTATTAATTGATGCTGTCacccaaaataaatatttcagctcTTCTCTACATGAACATGTTGCTGATATTTCACTAGATAGAAAATTGTATCTAATCACTGTAGTCTTCTTTAATTACTACAAAAGGTACCAAGTAAATGCAGTCCTTCATCTCTAAATTGTTCTTCCATGTCCTGTGCCCACTGAAATATATTAAAACTGCTTTATTTGTTAGTCCCTGTGAATTTTAGATAACACAAATCTGAGGCCCTGGGCCATGAAACAAAAGATCACAGAGTATAAATcaatttacataaataaatgtgatGTAACTGAAAATAGGAATAGGTAGCTATTTTTAATATGCAAAACTGATTATTTGGAATTGTCTGAAAAGACTAAATTCTTCATCCCCAAAAGTATGATATGTTTCCAAAAAGATTTTACCTTGGGAATACGGCTGCAACTGGACAAACTCCAAGGCACAATTCCTCTTCCTATTAGAGGACATATTCAAACCCTAGAATtgtgaaatatacatatatacatacatacatatatatacacatgtatatatacatatgtctctttgtgtgtgtatgtgtatatgtaagtatatatatatatatatacatacagcaaCTGCAAGTGGAAGACATCTGGCTGTTTTCGATTCAGAACAGGTAGAAATTAGTTTTTCAGACGATGGAACAGCATTTCCAAACTCCAGTCCAAGCCACTGAAAAAAAGTTTTTCCTGCTGTGTCTCCCCAGAGTGAATGCCAGGACACTATGGGATGGGCGGGAAGCCACCCATCTGCACAGACTCTGCTAATGGATTTGTCACAATGGATCCCTTTTGGACTTTTAAATAAACCACGTAAGACTCATTCTGCTTTAATAAAGTCCTGTTAAATTAGTGTAAAATTGGTCCCTataacaatatccatcatatcatagataaattttcacaaatgcctagggtgcctaaatggttttcttggcttcactggagatggatggtaattatagatttgctttgtttatgtcaccgtattcctattatgttaatatatgtgtgcaaattagtagtttaaaacctatacatacttaaggtactatacaagaagatatgtcaaagaaataatcaatcctcccaagtttccttcgtatgctacatctatagcttttcttcttccttcctaattacaacccttaaatagaattcgtgcctcatatcgaatttaccgagtatcataattcctccaggtggtaaagataccttgagacaagtgctgggcatagaagccacagggcataaatctgcaaagaagtaaaaagctaacctttgcaaacaatatggcttctctctcacttaccaactttacatttccctgtatggccccggaagatgactggttagccagagacgggtaagattcctcaagggaggaacaacctaagacaggcacagtcgcaggggggccatcaggtgagaatttggggatcaacagaggtgaggctcagaacctcaccccccctgctttgagagaaatcttctgtatccgtggatgtcttgatgcccttgtctagcctggattaatacttagtccataggcacacacctgatcatctgatcatctacatttgccttcttacagcactaaactatgttttctacctttatcttgcatctacctaccacttcggcattttattaaaaataaaaataataataatagtaggagaaatgggggatcaacatatagatcaagtacaaaaatcaaacgaatattcatatttgacctgattgtttataggtcatattgcatgatcaaaaccgaaagtttctgtgatgaatgcccttgtactgttcaccatgtaagaatttattcactatgtaagaattcgttcaccatgtaagaacttgttcgttatgcttcagaaaattggagactgacgagaattaggcttgagatggattaatgattgtacattgagcgttgacccccctatactgaattttattgttgttaacaaccatttgatcaataaatatgagagatgccctctcaaaaaaataaaaaaaaaaaaaaaaaaaaaaaaaaaaaattggtcccTATATCAGTGGGTTGTACCACACTGAACACCACTGTAATGGCGGCTGCATTACTATTAAGCTTAGTGTACCTATAAGAAGCCCACCAAATGTGTAAGAGGTGAGGTCCTCTGACTATTGCACACTTTGTTAAAAGAAGTTTTAAGGTAGGCCAACATCCAGTATTTAAGGTAGGCCAACATCCAGTAAGATCTCTTTGGTAAATACCAATCTGCTCACTCTTCTTCCACAGAAAAAGGATATACACTTTGAGCCTTCATAACAGGCTGAGGGTTGCTCCTTGAAACTGGTGACTTAGCACATGCCATCCTATCTTGATgtgacaaagaataaaataccaagacCAAGACCACCACCTTGGCGGGTAATTCCTAACAAAATAACATCTGGCTTCTTGagtgtctattttgttttgttctggtttgcacagagaattttttatattttagaggGGTTGGGGGTAATGGATGTCACTTACCCCTGGAGCTGATGATGGAATCAGCCTGCGTCTCATCCTTCTCAGTGCAACACCTCCCTCTACAGAACCACAATCATTTTAATGGAAGTCTAAAGTTCTGTTGGCCTGTACAACCTTAATAGATAGtacaattttaaagaaagaatgaaaaaaaatggattcCTCTTAAATTGAAGAGAAGCCAGCCCTTAAGGGCAGCATTAAGGGTTAAGCTGGTTTTAAGCTATACACAGCCTTAACCtttgaaaacagagaaagacCTGCAGGTTAACTTACTCCTAATTGCACTCCCAATAGTGAACCCTGAAGACATAGAAGACTGCAGCTGGTCTGCCTTCTAGAAGAGAGACACATTAGAGGATGGTGTCTTAAGTCCTTAAGCTGTAGCTGCAGGGTACTGTGGCGTTATGGACACTGAAACCATTCCACCTGAGCCCATGACCTGGTGGGGCCACTCATTAAATGTATGACCCTGGGccagttatttaacctttctgtgttTCACTCATTCAAGAGATACTTATTACACAACTATGTGATAGACACTATACTAAGCGCCAGGGCCACAAcagtaaaacagacaaaaatctatgtttttttttttggggggggtggcTGTTTCTGGGGAGATAGTTAATGTTTCATGATCTGGGTGCTGGTGACTTGGGGTGTTTGTAAAAACTGCGTTATACACTTACACGTActtttctgtgtatgtattttgCTTCgatgaagcttttaaaaatccatagCCTTGTGGAGATTATAGCTGTGCTAAATGAGTTAGTGCTATAAGGCACGTAGAGCTGTGCTTGCCACATAACAAGCACTTGAATAACTGGCTACTATTACTCTTCCAGTGAAACTCTTCAACAGAGCCAAGTAGGCCATCAGGTGGCTCTGCTGCCAGGATTAGTACAGTCTTTCCATAAACTAGCTAGGCATGGACCATACATCTGTTGTGAAAAAACGTATTTACTGTCTTTCAAGATCAAAAAATGAGTTGCTCACACTTGAGAACTAAACTGATGCGgggctgctgtgaacattggaCGGGTTGTGCACTGCACAAAGTCTCTATATTTAAAGGGCTGCCATTCATATCATAGACCTCCtgggtttatgtatttttttaaaaatcattttctggTAGGAATTCTGATGGTGTCTTATTCTAAAAAAACTTACATTAAAGTAACTTTTTGACAGATGGAAGTAAAGGTGTCAAGAGCATTATTTTCCAACCTGCAAAAAGGTGCTGCATAAAAATACCACCCTGGAACTTGGAAATAAAGGGAGGAGCATGCCTCCTAGGAACTGCCCTTTAAAATGATGCAGCTGCCTCTGAGACTATAAAGCCCCAAACCCTGAGGCTGGACTTGAGGGCCCGTGGTTCTTTTAATCACTGGACTGGAACAAACTGGCCTCCTGGCTTGTCCATTGGCCTTTGTAGTTCTGGATGGTCTCCAACAAAAACACACACCCTCTGGGGTTCTGACAAGTTGTGTTTCTGAGGACAAAACCCTGCCAGTGTGACTTCTTTGAGGTCCTGCCCCCTCAGCATAACACCCTACACTTCTCCTGGCAAAATGGGTTCCAGCTGCCTCATCAAGAACCATGACAGATGTTTGTTAAGCATGTAGACTCTTAGGTCCCTGAAGTGGGCCCAGACATCTCTGTTTAACAAGCATTCCAAGGGACTCATGTACAGCTGAGTTTAGGAAATCCTGTTCTAATAGGGTGCCTAACAAAGGGACTGGAATCGGGCAAAATCTATGAGCTCAGTCAGTCCCTTCACCTTATGGAGGGAAAGGGTGTGGGGAAGTGGGAGGCAATATTCAAGTTCAAAAAGGtacatgaatggactaacagttaccagggagaaaaggactggggaggaagggtgggaagggagggataaggaggaagggggtaaagaaagggggcattatgattagcatgtataatgggggggcacggggagggctgtacaacccagagaagataagtaatgattctgtaacatcttactacactgacggacagtgactgtaatggggaatgtggggggaacttggtgatggggggagtctagtaaacataatgttcctcttgtgattgtaatgataccaaaaaaaaaaaagacacgtATGTGtggtggggagaagaaaagaaaacctgacaATGTGGATCCTGCCATCGCCTTTTCTAGGCTGGGCCAGGGAAGAGGCTGCCTTGTCTGGTGAGTGGACAGCTGGTGAGGACACAGCATGCCTGGCCctgtggggagcaggggggagAGAGGGCACCATGTGGCAGCCACAGGTCAAAGAGCAAAAGCAGTCACAGCGCTATCTGCCCTCTGGTCTGGGACTAGGCCTGGATTGGGTCACTGGGCCAACACCCCAGTAGGGGATAGGCCTTTGTCCATCCTACTGTAGGACCAGTGAAGCTCTGGGGACAGACATGTCAGGTACTGAAGTGCTATGGTTAGTGACAAAATGGGGGAATCAGAAACTGATCACCAAATCCTAACAGTCCAGGGGGCTGCAAATGGTTCCCCAGCGCTCAGTTCTAGCACGGGAACAAAGTCCAGGATGGGACCTGAGTCTATACTGGAGTCTCACTGCCCAGAGACCCTTCAACAGGGGGCAGTGTTAGTCCTGGAGTTGTGAAGGTGGGCAGCTAGACCAAAAAAGTTATCAGCCTCCAAGGGCCTATTCAAAGCTTCACTTGCCAGAGGAAAAAAACTTTTGTTTGCTCCACTCTCTATGCTTGGCTGTTCCAACTTGGGGGGCAGGGAAGAGGGGCTGAGCCCAGGCTACAGGGGGCCCCTGGTCCCCAGTTCAGACCCTGGAGCCTCTTCATCAGCAGCTTACGGGCCTGGTGTATTCCCTCCTACCCACTGGGCCCAGCAGGGGGCACCTCCATGTGGGTACTTACAGGGTACCTGGTGGGGGTGCAGGCCTGGGCAACCTTCAGCCATTCTCTCATTCTGAGAAGCAACAGCtgcttcctattttctttttagaagaggCTTGTTGGTGGAGGTGGGTTTAGACAAAGAAATCAAACCAGTTCAATAGGAATTATACCACCACTGCTAGGTGTTGGGGAAAGGGGCCCTGGCAGCTGTGGAGTAGTAGAACCACAATGGACTTGGAGGGTGAAAACAAGAGCTGAGTGCCAGCTTATTAACAGCAGGACTTAGAGCATGTTGCCTGATAATCCTGTTTCCTTTTCTACAAAATGGGGCTAACAGCACCCACCCCTGAGTGCACTGCAAGGGCTAAAGTCAAAGCACAGTGAACACATGCAATTGTCATCACTATTGCCACTGctgccccatccctgccccctgccctcaggACAGACAGACTGGGGGGTTATCTGAGcctcccaccccttctccctAAAGGCCAGCCTTCGGTACTCTTCCCCTGCTCCTGAGGAAGGTGGTATAACCAGCTGCTGTTGGGGGACGGGGGCGTCCTCCCCTCGGGGCTCCTGGCCCAACAGTTAGGATGAGCAGAGTGACCAGGTGTGGTCAGCAGGGAACAAGGTTCACAACCAACATACCCGGCTGTTGGTGGAGGGCCAGAGGGGTGCAAGCTGTGAACACTTTATACACAAATGGGGAGGCCTTGGGGGAGAGGAGAGACGGGAGGGAGGGAATTAGGGCAACCAGGTGTCCAGGGCACAAGTGAGGCCCCTCCTGGCCCGGGGAGCTCAGGGAAACCAGGAGTGGTGGAGAGCAGAGCCAGAACCAACCAAAACTCACCCCAAAACAAACTGGGCCCGCCCGGCACCTGCTGCTCCCCCCAGTTGGCAGGTCTGGCCTCGGTAACAGGAGGATGGGttcagcctcctcctcctcagcccccaGGGCTGGAAGGTGAGCCAGGGAAGAGCAAGAGGGGGCTTCAGGCCCCTCTGAGGGCTGAAGGGGACTCAGAAATCATAACAAAAAAGGCCAAAAGGTTTTTACTCTGTGAGCCCTGGGAGGGCTGGGCAGAGCACGAGGTGTCCACAGGAGGGGGTgagcagagaggagaggctgggggcCTGCGGTCTGGCTTCCTTgtcaggggaggagagagggcaggtGAAGGCCAGATGTGACCCCACCCCAGGCTCCAGAGAGGCTCCAGTCCCGGGGCCCAGCTCCGACACCTGCCCCTCCTGAGTCCACACTGGAGTCCTCGGCAGGCCTGACGCCGCATGGCCGGCCTGAAGCCTGTGTCAGAAGAGAAGCTTGGCAGAGGGAAAAGCCAGCGCGGGCTGACCCAGCTGATCTGAGTCCTTGCCTGGGCTTGTGTCTTTGCCCTGCAGCAAGAGGGCACAGCCAAGCAGGGAgggcctgaggctgggagagCTGTCTCTGCCCGCCAGAGCCCTGCCCAGATTCTTCAGCCTGCAGGTCAGGGGGCTCCGTACAGAGGATGCCGGCTCAAAGCTCATCAGGGGGGCTGTGTGTGAGGGGGGATGCCTTCTGGACGCCCTCGTCCTCCTCAGGGCTGGGGTCTCCCTCGAGGCCCCCCAGCTCCTTCCTCTGCTTGCTGCTCCTGCCACCCGATGCTTTGGCCGTGTTACTCTTCTTCTTGGACTTCTTCCCTCCCAGGGCGGCTGTGTCCCCCTTCTTGCCAGACCACTGCTCCGCCAGGCAGCCTGGAGTGAGGAAGAAAGAGACCCTCAACAGACTGAGGTGCGGGGTGAGGAGCACTGGCTGGGCATGTCAGGTGGGATTGGTGCCCAATGTCAAGACCCTACCTCCTGCCTCACTGTGGCTCCCAAGCTCTGCTGGGAGCATCTGAGTTACTTGCATGTTGTTCTGTACCTGGTTTCAGTACCTCTAAACCCACCCTGTCCCATCAAACTCCCTGAGGGCAGAAATGCTACAATGCCctctatttcttatttcttctctgtcctCTGATGGGGAGCAAACAATAAAACCAAGGGCCGAtcagccctgccctctccctcgCTCAGACTCACTGGTGTCCTTGCCCTTCAGCACGTGGTTGGCGCAGAGGAATTGAGTCAGGTCCTCCTCCTGGTGGTTCCTGTACCAGTCCTCGATCACCTCCTCAAACTCCTCCACCAGCACGTCGCACTATTAATCACAACACCTCGCATTGGCGAAGCCCTGGCACTGACTCGCTCCCTGAGGAGCCAAGCCAAGCCTCACAACCCACCACAAGACAGGCGGGAGGCCATGATTCTCCAGAGGAGactgcagccagagagaggaagtgaCTTGACCAAAGTCCCCCAGCTCTTGGCGGGTTCCTCAGCGACAGCCCCATCCCCTCCCACCCGTGGGGCACAGCGGCCTCTGAGGGCCCGAGGGCCTGTACCTGCTTCTTGAGGTCAGCCACCTCTGCAGAGGTCTCATTCCATAGCTCATAGGGGATGTCCATCACCACCTTGACCCCTTTGTGTACCAGGTTGTGTAGTGTCTCGAAGGTCTCTGACATGCCCTGCAAGAGGAACCAGACGTGAGGGGCAGAGACCCTTCTCCGCTTCCCACCCTCCTCTCCGGCTGGCTGGCGGTCCGA from the Manis javanica isolate MJ-LG chromosome 16, MJ_LKY, whole genome shotgun sequence genome contains:
- the CNPY3 gene encoding protein canopy homolog 3 isoform X1; translated protein: MEPLPDPACRPGLRCLLLLPPLLLLLLSLPDLGPSQAHADETDWVRLPSKCEVCKYVAVELKSAFEETGKTREVIDTGYGILDRKASGVKYTKSDLRLIEVTETICKRLLDYSLHKERTGSNRFAKGMSETFETLHNLVHKGVKVVMDIPYELWNETSAEVADLKKQCDVLVEEFEEVIEDWYRNHQEEDLTQFLCANHVLKGKDTSCLAEQWSGKKGDTAALGGKKSKKKSNTAKASGGRSSKQRKELGGLEGDPSPEEDEGVQKASPLTHSPPDEL